In Fimbriimonadia bacterium, the following are encoded in one genomic region:
- the kdsA gene encoding 3-deoxy-8-phosphooctulonate synthase, with translation MDAVVDVSGVPLGGPRLTLIAGPCVAESLELCRRVCGELRSVTERLGLPYIFKTSFDKANRSSGSSSRGPGMEAGLEILEAVRTEFGVPVTTDVHETWQCAPVARVADLLQIPAFLCRQTDLLLAAAATGRPVNVKKGQFLAPWDCRNIVEKLRTAGAIGVALTERGTSFGYNTLIVDMAGLAVMRSFGVPVVFDATHSAQRPGAAGTASGGNREAIPYLARAAVAAGVDGVFLEVHPDPERAWSDAATQWPLAEAENLVEQLARLHGLMQEEAMRETG, from the coding sequence ATGGATGCGGTGGTGGACGTCTCGGGTGTGCCGCTCGGTGGGCCTCGTCTCACCCTGATCGCGGGGCCTTGCGTCGCAGAGAGCCTGGAGCTGTGCCGGCGCGTGTGCGGCGAACTGCGCAGCGTGACCGAACGGCTCGGATTGCCTTACATCTTCAAGACCAGCTTCGACAAGGCGAACCGATCTTCGGGAAGTTCCTCTCGGGGCCCGGGCATGGAGGCCGGGCTGGAGATTCTCGAAGCCGTGCGTACAGAGTTCGGGGTGCCCGTTACGACCGATGTCCACGAGACGTGGCAGTGCGCGCCGGTAGCTCGCGTCGCCGACCTGCTGCAGATCCCCGCCTTCCTCTGCCGGCAGACCGACCTTCTCTTGGCGGCTGCCGCTACCGGGCGACCGGTAAATGTGAAGAAGGGCCAGTTCCTCGCTCCGTGGGACTGCCGCAATATCGTCGAGAAGCTGCGCACCGCGGGAGCAATCGGCGTCGCGCTGACAGAGCGCGGGACGAGTTTCGGCTACAATACGCTAATTGTGGACATGGCCGGATTGGCCGTGATGCGTTCGTTCGGCGTCCCAGTCGTCTTTGATGCCACGCACTCGGCACAGCGGCCAGGAGCGGCCGGGACGGCTTCGGGTGGCAACCGCGAGGCCATCCCTTACCTCGCGCGGGCCGCCGTGGCGGCAGGAGTGGACGGGGTATTCCTAGAGGTACACCCAGACCCGGAGCGCGCGTGGTCCGACGCGGCAACTCAGTGGCCACTCGCCGAGGCCGAGAACCTAGTGGAACAGCTGGCGCGTCTCCACGGTCTGATGCAAGAAGAAGCGATGCGGGAAACCGGATAG
- a CDS encoding substrate-binding domain-containing protein — protein sequence MRRMTLAPLFGFALLLAGCGGPAKDSQGASGDGAKEQFVVGMSQCNLGEPWRQQMNKDVEEAAKAYPELRVIFKDAQNKSEVQQQHVKEFMQQGVDAIIISPKETEPLTVPVAEAYKSGIPVIVLDRAVNGDDFTMFIGADNVKIGRAAGEYLVKVLGGKGTVVELKGLMTSEPGKDRHNGFMEGIKGSQIKVVFDPDCGWQETRAMAEMNSALARFDKIDAVYGHNDPSAHGAYMAARQKGREKEMKFIGIDALPHEGINYVKQGVLSATFLYPTGGKEAVDWVVRILRDKETPPKKVVLPTRIFTKENVESGGEEIP from the coding sequence ATGCGAAGGATGACACTCGCCCCGCTCTTCGGGTTCGCTCTGCTACTCGCAGGCTGCGGCGGGCCTGCCAAGGATAGTCAGGGGGCATCGGGCGACGGTGCCAAGGAGCAGTTCGTTGTCGGCATGTCCCAGTGCAACCTCGGCGAGCCGTGGCGTCAGCAGATGAACAAGGATGTGGAGGAGGCTGCGAAGGCGTACCCCGAGCTCCGCGTGATCTTCAAAGATGCGCAGAACAAGAGCGAGGTGCAGCAACAGCACGTGAAGGAGTTCATGCAGCAGGGTGTAGACGCCATCATCATCAGCCCCAAGGAGACCGAGCCGCTCACTGTGCCGGTCGCCGAGGCCTACAAGTCGGGCATTCCGGTTATAGTATTGGACCGCGCAGTGAACGGGGATGACTTCACCATGTTCATCGGCGCGGACAACGTGAAGATCGGCCGCGCTGCAGGCGAGTATCTGGTGAAAGTGTTAGGTGGCAAGGGCACGGTGGTGGAGCTGAAAGGCTTGATGACCTCTGAGCCAGGCAAAGACCGCCACAACGGGTTCATGGAAGGCATCAAGGGCTCGCAGATCAAAGTGGTGTTCGACCCGGATTGCGGATGGCAGGAGACCCGCGCGATGGCGGAGATGAACTCCGCGCTGGCGCGGTTCGACAAAATCGATGCCGTGTACGGGCACAACGATCCGAGCGCTCATGGCGCCTACATGGCAGCTCGCCAGAAGGGTCGTGAGAAGGAGATGAAGTTCATCGGCATCGATGCGCTTCCGCACGAGGGAATCAACTATGTGAAGCAGGGTGTGCTCAGTGCCACATTCTTGTATCCGACCGGCGGCAAGGAGGCTGTGGACTGGGTGGTTCGCATCCTGCGCGACAAGGAGACGCCGCCGAAGAAGGTTGTGCTGCCGACTAGGATCTTCACCAAGGAGAACGTAGAGTCGGGTGGGGAGGAGATCCCTTAG
- a CDS encoding NADH-quinone oxidoreductase subunit A, producing the protein MATDYLPILLLFAIGTLLAIVMVGASWLFGPKKKTPFKETPYECGVEPVGDARERFPIKFFLVAILFIIFDIESIFLYPWYVTLKGADKAFQVFTLVEVGVFFALLVVGYLYVIRRNAIDFDEGSVMENLPDAEVAPVRRDEVA; encoded by the coding sequence ATGGCAACGGATTACCTGCCCATACTCCTGCTTTTCGCAATCGGTACCCTGCTCGCCATCGTGATGGTGGGGGCGAGCTGGCTCTTCGGGCCGAAGAAGAAAACACCGTTCAAGGAGACGCCGTACGAGTGCGGCGTGGAGCCGGTCGGCGATGCGCGCGAGCGCTTCCCCATAAAGTTCTTCCTGGTAGCGATTCTGTTCATCATCTTCGATATCGAGAGCATCTTCCTGTACCCATGGTACGTGACGCTGAAGGGCGCAGACAAGGCCTTTCAGGTGTTCACCCTCGTCGAGGTCGGTGTTTTCTTCGCGCTATTGGTGGTGGGCTATCTATACGTAATCCGACGAAACGCAATTGACTTCGACGAGGGGTCGGTCATGGAGAACTTGCCCGATGCGGAAGTCGCTCCCGTGCGAAGGGACGAGGTCGCCTAG
- a CDS encoding glycosyltransferase family 2 protein — protein MTPPVSIVITCFNYERFLADAILTARYQTLNGAEIVVVDDGSTDDSAAAAKALGVRVVQQENRGLAAARNRGIAETSADWIAFLDADDLWETHKLERQYAAVCDEQGIVLCHTDCVFLHGDGTEDRRPRKLEPPERGCPFAHLLPTNRIFSSSAMVRRDAVLRAGGFDENLDAYEDVDLWFRMAAHGDFLFLPDRLIKYRLHGANTSSLGREFWEGSFTVLQDRVLANWDVLSARFEPREKRRYRRLLRRLIALCYSGQGKSLAREGRWAGALSSHWRALGSYPWLPRLYGRFLRTLLLCR, from the coding sequence GTGACACCTCCGGTCAGCATCGTCATCACCTGCTTCAACTACGAGCGCTTCCTGGCCGATGCCATTCTCACCGCCCGGTACCAGACCCTGAACGGAGCCGAGATCGTTGTGGTGGACGACGGAAGCACCGACGACTCCGCAGCGGCGGCGAAGGCGTTGGGTGTGCGAGTCGTGCAGCAGGAGAACCGTGGTCTCGCCGCCGCTCGAAACCGAGGCATCGCCGAAACCTCCGCCGACTGGATTGCCTTTCTAGACGCCGACGATCTGTGGGAGACGCATAAGCTCGAACGTCAGTATGCGGCCGTCTGCGACGAGCAAGGCATCGTACTGTGCCACACGGACTGCGTCTTCCTGCACGGCGACGGCACCGAAGATCGCAGGCCGCGCAAGCTCGAACCGCCCGAGCGAGGATGCCCATTCGCGCATCTGCTGCCCACGAACCGCATCTTTTCGAGCTCGGCGATGGTACGTCGCGATGCCGTCCTGCGGGCCGGCGGCTTCGACGAAAACCTCGACGCGTACGAGGACGTGGACCTCTGGTTCCGGATGGCTGCCCACGGTGACTTCCTGTTCCTGCCCGACCGGCTCATCAAGTACCGCCTTCACGGGGCGAACACCAGCTCGCTGGGACGGGAGTTCTGGGAGGGCTCGTTCACGGTTCTGCAGGATCGCGTGCTCGCCAACTGGGATGTACTCTCGGCACGGTTTGAGCCGAGAGAGAAACGACGATACCGTCGCTTGCTGCGTCGCCTTATAGCGCTCTGCTATTCGGGCCAGGGCAAGAGCTTGGCACGCGAGGGGCGCTGGGCTGGTGCCTTGAGTTCACACTGGCGGGCGCTAGGTAGTTATCCGTGGCTCCCACGGCTCTATGGCAGGTTCTTGCGCACGCTTCTCCTTTGTCGCTAG
- a CDS encoding protein kinase — protein sequence MITRQPASLPQEEVDASKLGDILIASGALTPAELRQAERRSRTSGERLSRAILETGAASPSQIIQALGLLYGLEIARFDQCPLDAAATACVPEDLARQLEVIPLRRLGSTLSCAIFDPGDTEALEALENVSDCAIALQVATPAEIAAELDRRYGIGGSGPQQVLPVRPGDMFLHYRLSSVRWEEPGVVWFEADDTRLLRRVTVAVLCPDLDDTLARRAGRVLEHSLWLARFPHRNVLTIHDVGEADGLKFIVSEAVHGETLRERLQRERKFSLAATCEIGLQLCDGLRHLHRHQLVYKALSPSNCALLSGDEVKLTHLGLGFEPHEVGDEVRLLEADDFRYRAPEYIAGEPLDPRADIFSLGTLLYEMAAGRPAFPGAGVAAVTRLILEGGLAACEELPPALNRIILRACAAERHGRYRDALSLAEDLLAQHWPEVAAGAGVSRYLAAVERETK from the coding sequence GTGATCACCCGGCAGCCCGCCTCCCTTCCGCAGGAGGAAGTTGACGCGTCCAAGCTCGGCGATATCCTGATCGCCTCGGGCGCGCTCACGCCAGCGGAGCTACGCCAAGCCGAACGCCGAAGCCGCACGAGCGGAGAGCGCCTGTCGCGTGCCATCTTGGAGACCGGAGCGGCCAGCCCGAGCCAGATCATACAGGCCCTCGGGCTGCTGTATGGACTTGAGATCGCACGCTTCGACCAATGCCCGCTAGATGCGGCGGCCACGGCCTGTGTGCCCGAGGACCTGGCCCGCCAACTCGAGGTCATTCCGCTCCGAAGACTCGGCTCGACGCTCTCCTGTGCGATATTCGACCCCGGCGACACCGAAGCGCTCGAAGCGCTCGAGAACGTCTCCGATTGTGCCATCGCACTCCAAGTCGCGACGCCCGCGGAGATCGCTGCTGAACTGGACCGCCGCTATGGAATCGGCGGAAGCGGTCCGCAACAGGTACTGCCCGTGCGGCCGGGCGACATGTTCCTCCATTACAGGCTCAGCTCCGTGCGCTGGGAGGAACCTGGCGTTGTGTGGTTTGAGGCCGATGACACCCGGCTTCTGCGCAGAGTTACCGTAGCTGTACTGTGCCCTGACCTGGATGACACTCTGGCCCGACGCGCTGGGAGGGTATTGGAGCACTCGCTCTGGCTGGCTCGCTTCCCGCACCGCAACGTGCTGACCATTCACGACGTCGGCGAAGCCGATGGGCTGAAGTTTATCGTGAGTGAGGCGGTCCACGGCGAGACGCTTCGTGAGCGCCTGCAGCGGGAGCGGAAATTTTCTCTGGCCGCCACCTGCGAGATAGGCCTTCAGTTGTGCGACGGGCTTCGCCACCTACACCGCCACCAGCTTGTTTACAAGGCCCTAAGCCCCTCGAACTGCGCGTTGCTGAGCGGAGACGAGGTCAAGCTGACACATCTCGGCCTCGGCTTCGAGCCACACGAGGTGGGCGACGAGGTCCGTCTCCTCGAAGCCGACGACTTCCGCTACCGCGCCCCGGAATACATAGCGGGCGAGCCGCTCGACCCGCGGGCCGACATCTTCTCGCTGGGCACGCTGCTCTACGAGATGGCGGCAGGGCGCCCCGCCTTTCCAGGTGCGGGCGTGGCGGCAGTGACGCGCCTGATCCTGGAGGGCGGACTGGCCGCATGTGAGGAGCTTCCGCCTGCACTCAACCGAATCATCTTAAGGGCCTGTGCCGCAGAGCGACACGGGCGTTATCGAGACGCCCTCTCGCTGGCCGAGGACCTTCTGGCCCAACACTGGCCGGAGGTCGCGGCCGGCGCCGGGGTCTCCCGCTACCTGGCCGCAGTCGAGCGGGAGACCAAGTAG
- a CDS encoding P-loop NTPase, with product MTRAYTIVVTGGRTGLGRTQVAANLAIALQQQDRSTVLVDLDIGQDNLRSVLGISSPRSLAEALGGRARLQDLLAEGPGGIAVLRGGAELEQVPALTSAQTRNLLSELVRMESLFNFIVLDAGIGSSLSALTFVRSAHEALTLTAPDSDDMAAAYSVLKMVSRRSPGTSISLCVNFAASENDAIAAERLVGVARSFLRAELRVAGVLREDAAVALAERAERPVLLTYPTCMFARDIVKLSSFWTRQRAAEPALGLAERLAVELSPSLSAVS from the coding sequence ATGACAAGAGCCTATACCATCGTCGTTACGGGCGGCCGCACCGGGCTCGGCAGAACCCAAGTGGCCGCCAACCTGGCCATCGCGTTGCAGCAACAAGACCGCTCGACCGTGCTCGTGGACCTGGACATCGGGCAGGACAACCTCCGGAGCGTTCTTGGCATCAGCTCCCCCCGCTCCCTTGCGGAGGCTTTGGGCGGACGAGCCAGGCTCCAGGACCTTCTTGCCGAAGGTCCTGGAGGCATTGCCGTCCTGCGTGGCGGGGCCGAACTCGAACAGGTACCGGCCCTCACGTCGGCACAGACACGTAACCTCCTCAGCGAGCTCGTTCGCATGGAGAGTCTGTTCAACTTCATCGTCCTCGACGCCGGCATCGGTTCGTCTCTAAGCGCCCTTACGTTCGTCCGAAGTGCCCATGAAGCACTGACGCTCACCGCACCCGATTCGGACGACATGGCCGCAGCGTACTCGGTGCTGAAAATGGTAAGCCGCAGGAGCCCAGGGACTTCCATCTCCCTGTGCGTCAACTTCGCTGCGAGCGAGAACGATGCTATTGCGGCGGAGCGGCTCGTCGGTGTAGCGCGCTCGTTTCTCCGCGCAGAACTGAGAGTGGCAGGCGTTCTTCGTGAGGATGCCGCTGTGGCTCTGGCAGAACGTGCCGAGCGCCCCGTGCTGCTCACCTATCCGACCTGCATGTTCGCAAGAGACATCGTGAAGCTGTCCTCGTTCTGGACAAGGCAGCGCGCCGCCGAGCCGGCACTCGGACTGGCAGAACGGCTCGCCGTCGAGCTGTCGCCTTCTCTTAGTGCGGTTAGCTGA
- a CDS encoding NADH-quinone oxidoreductase subunit C, whose protein sequence is MPLPEVAGERQDVHLLRQTFGDKILDVQVFRGDVRVSVLPAHVVEIATWLRDHPELQYRFFSECVAVDYSAWKHPRAFAQRFEVVYNLYSLKHFTRIFVKVLVNDGQETPSLCGVWPGANFPEREVFDLFGIRFSGHPDLRRILTPPDWVGHPLRKEYPLGGEGVVFPDGTQGPAVGEKQIPFAGQAFEGKTGSEDVGGR, encoded by the coding sequence ATGCCACTGCCGGAAGTGGCGGGCGAGCGCCAAGACGTTCATCTGCTGCGACAGACATTTGGGGATAAGATCCTGGATGTGCAGGTGTTTCGTGGAGACGTTCGGGTCTCCGTATTACCTGCTCACGTCGTAGAGATCGCTACCTGGCTGCGTGATCACCCCGAGTTGCAGTATCGCTTCTTCAGTGAGTGCGTGGCGGTGGACTACTCGGCGTGGAAGCACCCGCGGGCGTTCGCACAGCGTTTCGAGGTGGTGTACAACCTGTACTCGCTGAAGCACTTCACACGCATCTTCGTGAAGGTGTTGGTGAATGATGGGCAGGAGACACCCAGCCTGTGCGGTGTGTGGCCTGGAGCCAACTTCCCGGAACGCGAAGTGTTCGACCTGTTCGGCATTCGGTTCTCCGGGCACCCCGACCTTCGGCGTATCCTCACACCTCCCGATTGGGTGGGGCACCCGCTGCGGAAGGAGTACCCATTGGGTGGCGAAGGAGTGGTGTTCCCCGACGGGACCCAAGGGCCCGCAGTAGGTGAGAAGCAGATTCCTTTCGCTGGTCAGGCTTTCGAGGGCAAGACCGGTAGCGAGGACGTGGGGGGACGATGA
- the nuoD gene encoding NADH dehydrogenase (quinone) subunit D, with protein sequence MEKTGENTMVINMGPQHPATHGVLRVLLELEGETIVALKPEIGYLHTGMEKEGEFLDYRKCVTMTDRMDYLAANSNNLAMTLSVEKLLDIEIPRRGQYLRVILAELSRIASHLVWLGTHALDLGAMTAYFYAWTEREKILDMFEMFSGVRMMPSWIVPGGLRGDMPDGFERKLRAFLADFVSELGEMEGLLTKNPIWMQRTKGVGLITAEQCMALGVSGPIIRACGVAWDIRKSNPYSGYEEFTFSIPTAKHGDVYDRFLVRIEEMRQSAHILRQAIDGLPEGPWNSSDRKVVPPPREELDTSMESLIHHFKIYTEGISPPVGEAYVPIEGPKGELGFYIVSDGTPYPYRFHERPSCFMNLQALEPMCVGRMVADVVATIGSIDIVLGEIDR encoded by the coding sequence ATGGAGAAGACCGGCGAGAACACGATGGTCATCAACATGGGTCCGCAGCACCCTGCGACCCACGGTGTGCTTCGTGTGTTGCTGGAGCTGGAAGGCGAGACCATCGTCGCGCTGAAGCCCGAAATCGGATACCTGCACACAGGCATGGAGAAAGAGGGCGAGTTCCTCGACTACCGCAAGTGTGTCACCATGACGGACCGCATGGATTACCTTGCGGCCAATTCCAACAACCTCGCGATGACACTCTCGGTCGAGAAGTTGCTCGATATCGAGATTCCTCGGCGTGGGCAGTATTTGCGAGTAATTCTGGCCGAGCTTTCGCGCATCGCGAGTCATCTAGTGTGGTTGGGCACACACGCGCTGGACCTCGGTGCGATGACGGCGTACTTCTACGCATGGACCGAGCGGGAGAAGATACTCGATATGTTCGAGATGTTCTCCGGCGTGCGTATGATGCCCAGTTGGATCGTGCCTGGCGGCCTGCGGGGCGACATGCCTGACGGCTTCGAGCGCAAACTGCGGGCGTTCCTGGCAGATTTCGTGAGCGAGTTAGGCGAGATGGAGGGCCTGCTGACGAAGAACCCCATCTGGATGCAGCGCACGAAGGGCGTGGGATTGATCACGGCAGAGCAGTGCATGGCACTGGGCGTTAGCGGTCCGATCATACGTGCTTGCGGGGTAGCGTGGGATATACGGAAGAGCAACCCCTACAGCGGGTATGAGGAGTTCACGTTCAGCATTCCGACTGCAAAACACGGCGACGTATATGACCGATTCCTTGTGCGAATCGAGGAGATGAGGCAGTCGGCGCACATACTACGGCAGGCGATAGATGGACTTCCGGAAGGGCCATGGAACTCCTCGGATCGTAAGGTCGTGCCGCCACCACGAGAGGAACTAGACACCTCGATGGAGTCTCTCATCCACCACTTCAAGATATACACCGAGGGGATCAGTCCGCCCGTGGGCGAAGCGTACGTGCCTATCGAGGGGCCGAAGGGCGAATTGGGGTTCTACATCGTGAGTGATGGCACACCTTACCCCTATCGCTTCCACGAAAGGCCGTCCTGCTTCATGAACCTGCAGGCGCTGGAGCCCATGTGCGTAGGGCGAATGGTAGCGGACGTGGTCGCTACCATAGGTTCGATTGACATCGTTCTCGGAGAGATAGATCGATGA
- the nuoF gene encoding NADH-quinone oxidoreductase subunit NuoF yields the protein MGEYRLLLEHAHEPDYATLKGYTARGGYEALKKALSTDRQTVIDEVKASGLRGRGGAGFPAWIKWNGIPKDRQQPHYVLCNADEGEPGTFKDKQLMEQCPHMVVEGMAIAAYATMSDVAYIYIRGEYVDAAKAMRRAIDEALEAGLIGKNACGTDVRIDVHIHMGAGSYECGEESAMMSSLMGERGMPRLKFPHAPLPVIAGLWDCPTLINNVETLASVPHIVSRGGEWYGSLGANTQRSRGTKIFSVSGNINKPGNYEVELGTPLMELIELAGGVEGKLKAVIPGGSSVPILPADKCDGAILGYEELWERGTQLGSGGFMVLNEDVCIVTYMWRTALFYARESCGKCTPCREGTSWMVKVLERILRGGGRMEDIETLSDICKQIDGRSFCALGDAAAWPIAASIKHYRHEYEHWITEKRSPVAPERLAVMVPSL from the coding sequence ATGGGCGAGTACCGGTTGCTGCTCGAACACGCTCATGAGCCGGACTACGCCACCCTAAAGGGCTACACCGCGCGTGGAGGATACGAAGCTCTGAAGAAGGCGCTCTCGACCGACCGCCAGACAGTGATTGACGAGGTGAAGGCTTCCGGCCTACGTGGCCGCGGCGGTGCAGGCTTCCCTGCTTGGATCAAGTGGAATGGAATCCCGAAGGATCGGCAACAGCCGCACTACGTTTTATGCAATGCGGACGAGGGTGAACCTGGAACCTTCAAGGACAAACAGTTGATGGAACAGTGCCCCCACATGGTAGTGGAGGGTATGGCGATTGCCGCCTACGCGACGATGTCGGATGTCGCCTACATCTACATCCGTGGTGAGTATGTAGACGCCGCCAAGGCCATGCGCCGTGCCATTGACGAGGCGCTGGAAGCAGGGCTGATAGGTAAGAACGCCTGCGGCACGGATGTACGAATCGATGTCCACATCCACATGGGAGCCGGATCGTACGAGTGTGGCGAGGAGTCGGCGATGATGTCCAGCCTCATGGGCGAGAGGGGCATGCCGCGGCTCAAGTTCCCACACGCGCCGCTGCCCGTGATCGCGGGCCTGTGGGATTGTCCCACGCTCATCAACAACGTGGAGACACTCGCCTCGGTACCACATATCGTCTCGCGCGGCGGAGAGTGGTATGGTAGTCTCGGTGCTAACACGCAGCGCAGCAGGGGCACCAAGATATTCAGCGTTTCGGGCAACATCAACAAGCCTGGCAACTACGAGGTCGAGCTGGGTACCCCTCTCATGGAACTCATCGAACTGGCCGGTGGTGTGGAAGGCAAGTTGAAGGCCGTCATTCCAGGGGGCTCGTCGGTACCCATCCTTCCCGCCGATAAGTGCGATGGGGCGATCCTCGGCTATGAGGAACTTTGGGAGCGTGGTACGCAGCTAGGCTCAGGCGGTTTCATGGTGCTGAACGAGGACGTATGTATTGTCACCTATATGTGGCGGACGGCACTCTTCTACGCGCGGGAGAGTTGTGGCAAGTGCACTCCCTGTCGCGAGGGTACTAGCTGGATGGTGAAGGTGCTAGAACGCATCCTCCGTGGCGGCGGGCGCATGGAAGACATCGAGACCTTGTCCGACATCTGCAAGCAGATAGACGGGCGCTCCTTCTGTGCGCTAGGTGACGCCGCTGCTTGGCCGATCGCTGCGTCCATAAAGCACTACCGTCATGAGTATGAGCACTGGATCACCGAGAAGCGCTCGCCGGTCGCCCCCGAGCGGCTCGCGGTCATGGTACCTTCGCTGTAG
- a CDS encoding NAD(P)H-dependent oxidoreductase subunit E, with translation MSDLLQLTGRRPLPPKPDEVELRFSARAVAELDRLLTHYPDKKSAILPTLWIAQREYGGHLTPGALAEVAVRLNRPFAEIEGVATFYSMYEFHPVGKHLIEVCTCLTCHQKGAYRILDYLKQKLGIDLGGTTEDGMFSLKEVECLNACDRAPLLQVGSSYYGPVDEAKIDALLTDLRKKEDSSVVQLANDIVQCHLTVSERREVGEVG, from the coding sequence ATGAGTGATCTGCTGCAGCTAACTGGTAGGCGGCCGCTGCCACCCAAGCCGGATGAAGTGGAGTTGCGCTTTTCGGCCCGAGCGGTGGCCGAGCTGGACCGACTGCTGACCCATTACCCCGACAAAAAGTCCGCCATCTTACCCACCTTGTGGATTGCCCAGCGCGAGTATGGGGGTCATCTGACACCTGGTGCACTGGCAGAGGTGGCTGTTCGACTGAACCGTCCCTTCGCGGAGATCGAAGGAGTTGCTACCTTCTACTCAATGTATGAGTTTCATCCGGTAGGTAAGCACCTCATCGAAGTGTGCACCTGCCTCACATGTCACCAGAAGGGTGCGTATCGCATTCTCGATTACCTGAAGCAGAAGCTCGGGATCGATCTAGGTGGTACCACCGAAGATGGCATGTTCTCACTGAAGGAGGTGGAGTGTCTGAACGCGTGCGACCGGGCACCGCTCCTTCAGGTCGGTTCTTCATACTACGGGCCGGTGGATGAGGCTAAGATCGACGCGCTATTGACTGACTTACGAAAGAAAGAGGACAGCTCGGTCGTGCAGCTGGCCAACGACATCGTGCAGTGTCACCTAACAGTCTCGGAGCGCAGGGAAGTGGGCGAGGTAGGCTAG
- a CDS encoding PEP-CTERM sorting domain-containing protein (PEP-CTERM proteins occur, often in large numbers, in the proteomes of bacteria that also encode an exosortase, a predicted intramembrane cysteine proteinase. The presence of a PEP-CTERM domain at a protein's C-terminus predicts cleavage within the sorting domain, followed by covalent anchoring to some some component of the (usually Gram-negative) cell surface. Many PEP-CTERM proteins exhibit an unusual sequence composition that includes large numbers of potential glycosylation sites. Expression of one such protein has been shown restore the ability of a bacterium to form floc, a type of biofilm.), translating to MRAYVPLLVVVWMVSAGSALAIERNAFLNHPATSTKQLVEQVKNDPVVADRYMRHYAMTKNELVRYLSGLRVSVLRMGGEYRVYSCLPSGVIRSRVLALKPGTRVWEDSKGIPILKMSCGNPMSWNVSAFKEPTTVPSILEPLILLDSALREATLFETTAEPAEPVAEDPEEVALLIPSIPEMSFGEWPEVATAQVTPAVPLLPGSGFNLGFLGSLLVVPFLDLGGGEPIPEPSMLVGTGGALFLLGLGMRRRRM from the coding sequence ATGAGGGCGTATGTCCCTTTGCTTGTAGTAGTCTGGATGGTGTCGGCCGGCTCGGCGCTGGCTATCGAAAGAAACGCCTTTCTGAATCACCCGGCCACCTCGACCAAGCAACTCGTAGAGCAGGTCAAGAACGACCCGGTCGTTGCGGACCGCTACATGCGGCACTACGCAATGACCAAAAATGAGCTTGTCCGCTACCTCTCCGGCCTCCGTGTTTCCGTGCTGCGCATGGGCGGCGAGTACCGAGTCTACTCCTGCCTTCCTTCGGGCGTGATTCGCTCCCGCGTGCTCGCACTCAAGCCGGGAACGCGCGTGTGGGAAGACAGCAAGGGCATCCCCATCCTCAAGATGTCGTGCGGGAACCCGATGTCTTGGAACGTATCGGCGTTCAAGGAGCCGACCACCGTGCCATCCATTCTAGAGCCGCTCATCCTGCTGGATAGCGCCCTGCGCGAGGCCACGCTGTTCGAGACCACGGCCGAGCCGGCCGAGCCCGTTGCCGAGGACCCCGAAGAAGTGGCGCTGCTGATCCCGTCAATCCCCGAAATGAGCTTCGGCGAGTGGCCGGAAGTGGCCACCGCCCAGGTCACCCCGGCGGTCCCGCTTCTACCCGGCAGCGGGTTCAACCTGGGGTTCCTGGGCTCCCTGCTCGTGGTACCGTTCCTGGACCTCGGAGGCGGCGAACCCATTCCCGAGCCCAGCATGCTGGTCGGCACGGGGGGAGCGCTGTTTCTGCTCGGCCTCGGTATGCGCAGGCGACGCATGTAG